In Denitratisoma sp. DHT3, one DNA window encodes the following:
- a CDS encoding PAS domain-containing sensor histidine kinase: MIDPLLVLLAAILAVGALLLYRSQRTCRAAREELAAVRPLLDQIQTLAHCGYWRLDLNTRALEWSDEMRRVNGVPMDYPITEETTRQLSLPEDFPKVLAAFQQALAHPGQAIALIARVCPPGSGAIRYLDSRMRAECDAEGRACAILGTSLDITDRVVAENALRESRSMLAEAQQLSGVGHWYYRMGEPGLHWSEQLFNLFGLPVVDEAISVEATLARIHPDDRPRVQEAMTHAGQSPQTMTLMFRVFGPGGAIRLHEARIRGEFDAQGKVVALLGASQDVTERRRIEQTLRRNARILEQAEALAKMGSWERDIDSGEGFWSNGLYRLYGRSPDAGPLRFAESGTIIVPEDFARLEECKRRMIEHHEPFDILVEVQEPSGESRYLRMVSEFQAADADGGGLGDRFLGVIQDVTDMKRTEQALHDLNESLEQRIRERTRTLAAAQEQLIQTEKMASLGNLVAGISHEINTPLGIGMTAATSIQEDLQKLHRHFQAGTMKRSALDAFITHSLQGSEILVQHLKRAADLVASFKQVAADQSSDAWRTIDVHDYLDEIIRSLHPRIKPYAVEVVNACPREIVLRTHPGALYQIFSNLILNALSHGFEPRTAGTIRIDARREDGILELRCEDTGKGIAPDIQKHVFDPFFTTRRGSGGTGLGLNIVYNLVTGTLGGTIRLQSEPGRGTALIIRIPTDLGGKK; this comes from the coding sequence ATGATCGATCCGCTGCTCGTTCTCCTTGCAGCCATCCTTGCCGTCGGCGCCCTTCTGCTCTACCGCAGCCAGCGCACCTGCCGCGCGGCGCGCGAGGAACTCGCCGCCGTCCGCCCCTTGCTGGATCAGATCCAGACCCTGGCCCATTGCGGCTATTGGCGCCTCGACCTGAACACGCGCGCGCTCGAGTGGTCCGACGAGATGCGGCGCGTCAATGGCGTGCCCATGGACTATCCCATCACTGAAGAGACCACGCGGCAACTGAGCCTTCCCGAGGATTTCCCCAAGGTACTGGCGGCTTTTCAGCAGGCGCTCGCCCACCCGGGGCAAGCCATCGCGTTGATTGCCCGCGTATGCCCGCCCGGAAGCGGCGCGATCCGCTACCTGGATTCGCGCATGCGGGCCGAGTGCGACGCGGAAGGCCGGGCCTGCGCCATCCTCGGCACCAGCCTGGACATCACGGACCGGGTCGTGGCCGAGAACGCCTTGAGGGAAAGCCGCAGCATGCTTGCCGAGGCCCAGCAACTGTCGGGGGTCGGCCACTGGTATTACCGCATGGGGGAGCCCGGCCTCCATTGGTCCGAACAGCTTTTCAACCTGTTCGGCCTGCCGGTGGTCGATGAGGCCATTTCCGTCGAGGCCACCCTTGCCCGTATCCACCCCGACGACCGGCCGCGCGTCCAGGAGGCGATGACCCATGCCGGCCAGAGTCCGCAGACGATGACGCTCATGTTCCGCGTCTTCGGGCCGGGGGGCGCCATCCGCCTTCATGAAGCGCGCATCCGCGGCGAGTTCGACGCGCAGGGCAAGGTCGTGGCGCTCCTGGGCGCATCCCAGGACGTGACCGAGCGCCGCCGCATCGAGCAGACCCTGCGCCGCAATGCCCGCATCCTCGAACAGGCCGAGGCGCTGGCGAAGATGGGCAGCTGGGAGCGCGACATCGACAGCGGCGAGGGCTTCTGGAGCAACGGGCTGTACCGGCTGTATGGACGGTCTCCGGACGCGGGTCCGCTGCGGTTCGCCGAATCGGGGACGATCATCGTCCCGGAGGATTTCGCCCGCCTCGAGGAATGCAAGCGAAGGATGATCGAGCATCATGAGCCATTCGACATCCTGGTTGAAGTCCAGGAACCCTCGGGGGAGTCACGCTACCTGCGCATGGTGTCCGAATTCCAGGCCGCCGACGCCGATGGCGGAGGGCTTGGCGACCGCTTCCTCGGCGTCATCCAGGACGTCACCGACATGAAGCGCACCGAACAGGCGCTGCACGATCTCAACGAAAGCCTCGAGCAGCGCATCCGCGAACGGACCCGGACGCTCGCGGCCGCCCAGGAGCAATTGATCCAGACCGAGAAAATGGCCTCCCTGGGCAACCTCGTCGCGGGCATCTCCCACGAGATCAACACCCCCCTCGGGATCGGCATGACGGCGGCCACCTCGATCCAGGAGGATTTGCAGAAACTGCATCGCCACTTCCAGGCCGGCACGATGAAGCGGTCGGCCCTGGATGCCTTCATCACCCATAGCCTGCAAGGCAGCGAGATCCTCGTGCAGCATCTGAAGCGGGCCGCGGACCTCGTGGCCAGCTTCAAGCAGGTGGCGGCCGATCAATCCAGCGATGCCTGGCGCACCATCGACGTCCATGACTATCTGGACGAGATCATCCGCAGCCTGCATCCGCGCATCAAGCCGTACGCCGTGGAGGTCGTCAACGCCTGCCCCCGCGAGATCGTCCTGCGCACGCACCCCGGCGCCCTCTACCAGATTTTCAGCAATCTGATCCTCAATGCCTTGTCCCACGGCTTCGAGCCCCGGACGGCCGGCACCATCCGGATCGACGCCCGGCGGGAAGACGGAATTCTGGAACTGCGCTGCGAGGATACGGGCAAGGGCATCGCCCCCGACATCCAGAAACATGTCTTCGATCCCTTTTTCACCACCCGCAGAGGGAGCGGCGGCACCGGCCTGGGGCTGAACATTGTCTACAATCTGGTGACCGGCACCCTGGGGGGAACCATCCGGCTCCAGAGTGAACCCGGGCGCGGTACCGCGCTCATCATCCGCATTCCGACCGACCTTGGAGGGAAAAAATGA